One genomic window of Hippocampus zosterae strain Florida chromosome 12, ASM2543408v3, whole genome shotgun sequence includes the following:
- the chn1 gene encoding N-chimaerin, translating into MPSKEPYEARQEDKSLVQRAKREANQEEILAAALGMRTGPEKPTATFWQPLKIFAYSQLTSLVRRASLKESDLAPISEKVHNFKVHTFRGPHWCEHCASFMWGLMAQGVKCADCGVNVHKQCSPLVPDNCKPSLRHVRKVYSCDLTTLVNAHNTARPMVVDMCIREIESRGLKSEGLYRVSGFSDSVEEVKTAFDKAGEKTDISVKAYEDINIITGALKLYLRDLPVPVISYKAYPRFIEAAKLSDRDKKLEAFREALALLPASHNETLKYLMAHLKRVAQNEKSNRMNAENLAIVFGPTLMRSPDLDAMTALNDIRYQRQVVEVLIKNVDALF; encoded by the exons ATGCCGTCGAAAGAGCCGTACGAGGCTCGCCAGGAGGACAAGTCGCTGGTGCAAAGGGCCAAACGAGAGGCCAACCAGGAGGAGATTTTGGCGGCCGCTCTGGGGATGAGGACGGGACCCGAGAAACCCACGGCCACTTTCTGGCAGCCGCTTAAAATCTTCGCCTATTCGCAGCTCACCTCTTTGGTCCGGAGAGCCTCGCTGAAGGAAAGCGACTTGGCGCCCATATCGGAGAAAGTCCACAACTTCAAG GTGCATACCTTCCGCGGGCCTCACTGGTGCGAGCACTGCGCAAGCTTCATGTGGGGGCTGATGGCGCAGGGGGTCAAGTGTGCAG ACTGCGGCGTGAACGTCCACAAACAATGTTCACCTCTGGTGCCCGACAACTGCAAGCCCAGCCTGAGACACGTCCGCAAAGTGTACAGCTGCGACCTCACCACCTTGGTGAACGCACACAACACGGCGCGACCCATGGTGGTGGACATGTGCATACGAGAGATTGAGTCAAGAG GACTGAAATCCGAAGGTCTATACAGGGTCTCGGGATTCAGCGACTCCGTAGAAGAAGTCAAGACGGCGTTCGACAAAG CTGGCGAGAAGACGGACATCTCGGTGAAAGCGTACGAAGACATCAACATCATCACGGGCGCTCTGAAACTCTACCTGCGGGATTTGCCCGTCCCCGTCATCTCGTACAAGGCCTACCCCAGGTTCATCGAGGCCGCAA AGCTGTCCGACCGGGACAAGAAGCTTGAAGCTTTCCGAGAGGCGCTGGCTCTGCTGCCGGCGTCACACAACGAAACGCTCAAGTATCTCATGGCGCATTTGAAAAG GGTGGCCCAAAACGAGAAATCGAACCGAATGAACGCCGAGAACCTGGCCATCGTTTTCGGGCCCACCCTCATGCGCAGCCCGGATCTTGACGCCATGACCGCCCTCAATGACATCCGTTACCAGAGGCAGGTGGTGGAGGTGCTCATTAAAAATGTTGACGCCCTCTTCTGA
- the gpr155a gene encoding integral membrane protein GPR155 → MDLNTTASIFPHGDPMDLSAPPSRVSIDKLLPALLKCFGIILCGYVAGRARIITSSQAKGLGNFVSKFALPALLFKNMVLLDFGNVIWPFIWSVLVAKASVFAIVCFLTLLVSNPESRYSKAGLYSIFATQSNDFALGYPIVKALYESTYPEYLQYIYLVAPVSLILLNPIGFAFCEVQKWKDQREHQRGKFFIVGQVVLHVLRNPIVFMVGIGIVAHFILRQKIPSFMEDFVDGLANSFGGTALFYLGLSMVGQLKKLTRSTVVTLILLLTAKLLLMPLICKDMVDLLDSNHSSLSNYAFLYGVFPTAPSVAIYATYYNAQLEVIISGMVICTLLSAPIMFTSAWLLTLRRMDPRLLMSTLQDVSFDISLVCFVALLWTIAVMFFSKKFKRLPHVFTTNLFLAQFLTCSGMILWKFVVRGDNFIVQILSFTLLCTSLYCTYMWPGFIALSLVLLRRFDHLTVSSGMIVIAGWGIPAVTTAVLLICGEKLPDTLDSSLFYSKPQIICSTIVLTLSVLLSGSSLVILSRGSWAQKEQSQEGNASVEDLVTETEQDNNSLFEPEDNSADPSTACLMSECPPPQPMPDMLVCASMNHTLADQSENSNDSRVCLVFRVEEHFRDQDGQVARHVLLCLLLAVGSLANLSSCVWLLLYQDPGRLYVELQFFCAVTNYGQGFLSLALFGLDKHSILLPFWKRLRRMCSGKKQEDTEEIEVTCADFVQRHQEQCFHDIVRKRRCGMRTLVDCFLGCELVEWLQQAGLAPDQRAAVLYGARLLQGGILQNVEQECAFQDAPIFYSFVT, encoded by the exons ATGGACCTGAACACCACCGCCAGTATCTTTCCACATGGAGACCCGATGGATCTCTCTGCTCCACCATCCAGAGTATCCATCGACAAGCTCCTTCCGGCTCTGCTGAAGTGCTTTGGCATCATCCTGTGCGGCTACGTAGCCGGCAGGGCCCGCATCATCACATCCAGCCAGGCCAAAGGTTTAGGCAATTTTGTGAGCAAGTTTGCTCTGCCAGCGCTCCTCTTTAAGAACATGGTGCTACTGGACTTTGGGAACGTCATCTGGCCCTTCATCTGGAGCGTCCTTGTCGCCAAAGCATCCGTGTTTGCCATCGTTTGTTTCCTGACACTGCTCGTTTCCAATCCCGAGAGCCGCTACAGCAAAGCCGGGCTCTACTCGATATTTGCCACCCAAAGCAATGACTTTGCTCTGGGTTATCCAATTG TTAAAGCTCTATACGAGAGCACGTATCCGGAATACCTCCAGTACATCTACTTGGTGGCACCCGTGTCGCTAATTCTGCTCAATCCCATCGGTTTTGCCTTTTGTGAGGTCCAGAAATGGAAGGATCAGAGAGAGCACCAGCGGGGGAAATTTTTTATCGTGGGGCAAGTGGTGCTTCACGTCTTGCGGAACCCGATTGTTTTCATGGTCGGCATTGGCATTGTGGCCCATTTTATCCTGCGCCAGAAGATTCCTTCCTTCATGGAAGACTTTGTGGATGGTTTGGCCAACTCCTTTGGCGGAACGGCTTTGTTCTACTTGGGTCTGTCCATGGTGGGCCAGCTGAAGAAATTAACCAGGTCCACGGTCGTGACGCTGATATTACTCTTGACTGCGAAAtt GTTGCTCATGCCTCTGATTTGTAAAGACATGGTGGATCTTCTCGACAGCAACCACTCGAGCCTCTCCAACTACGCCTTTCTTTACGGAGTTTTTCCCACGGCGCCCAGCGTCGCTATCTACGCTACATATTACAACGCGCAGCTGGAAGTG ATTATCTCCGGAATGGTCATCTGCACTTTGCTCTCGGCTCCAATCATGTTTACCTCCGCCTGGCTGCTCACCCTACGCCGGATGGATCCTCGGCTTCTGATGAGCACGTTACAAGATGTCAGCTTTGATATAAGCCTCGTCTGTTTCGTGGCACTG CTGTGGACCATCGCAGTCATGTTTTTTAGTAAGAAGTTCAAGAGGCTCCCTCACGTGTTCACCACCAACCTTTTTTTGGCACAG TTCCTCACTTGTTCCGGAATGATCCTGTGGAAATTTGTGGTGAGGGGAGACAACTTTATCGTCCAGATCCTGTCTTTTACGCTGCTGTGCACGTCACTGTACTGCACTTACATGTGGCCGG GCTTCATTGCACTCTCGCTTGTGCTGCTGAGGAGGTTTGACCATCTGACGGTTTCGTCTGGCATGATTGTTATTGCGGGCTGGGG GATCCCTGCGGTCACAACTGCTGTGCTGCTGATCTGTGGGGAAAAACTGCCGGACACCTTAGATTCGTCGCTCTTTTACAGCAAGCCGCAG ATCATCTGCAGCACAATCGTGCTGACCCTCAGTGTGCTGCTCTCAGGGAGTTCACTGGTCATACTCAGTCGAGGAAGCTGGGCCCAAAAAGAACAAAGTCAGGAGGGAAATGCGTCCGTGGAAGACCTTGTGACGGAAACGGAACAAGATAACAACTCTTTGTTTGAACCAGAAGACAATTCAGCAGATCCCAGCACAG CGTGCCTCATGTCCGAATGTCCCCCACCGCAGCCCATGCCCGACATGCTCGTCTGCGCAAGTATGAATCACACGCTCGCAG ATCAAAGTGAGAATAGCAACGATTCAAGGGTGTGCCTTGTGTTCAGAGTGGAAGAGCACTTTCGGGATCAAGATGGACAAGTGGCCCGCCATGTGCTTTTGTGTTTGCTTCTCGCTGTTGGCTCGCTAGcc AATTTGTCCAGCTGCGTGTGGTTGCTCTTGTACCAAGACCCGGGCAGACTTTATGTGGAGCTGCAGTTCTTTTGTGCCGTGACCAACTACGGCCAG GGCTTTCTCTCCCTTGCTCTCTTTGGCCTGGACAAACATTCGATTCTACTGCCGTTTTGGAAGAG GTTGCGCAGAATGTGCTCTGGAAAAAAGCAAGAAGACACTGAGGAGATCGAGGTGACCTGTGCTGACTTTGTCCAGCGCCATCAAGAGCAGTGTTTCCACGACATTGTTCGAAAAAGAAG gtgtggGATGAGGACACTGGTGGATTGTTTCCTGGGCTGCGAACTTGTGGAGTGGCTCCAGCAGGCGGGCTTGGCTCCAGACCAGCGTGCGGCTGTACTTTATGGCGCGCGCTTGCTGCAAGGCGGCATTCTTCAGAACGTCGAGCAGGAATGCGCCTTCCAAGACGCGCCCATATTTTACTCCTTTGTGACCTAA
- the LOC127611716 gene encoding acetylcholine receptor subunit alpha isoform X1, with protein sequence MSVASLVFHLTILTAATWASDEETRLVKTLFTGYNKVVRPVSHFKDPVVVTVGLQLIQLISVDEVNQIVNSNVRLKQQWKDVNLQWNPEDYGGIRKIRIPSTDIWRPDLVLYNNADGDFAIVHETKVLLEHTGLITWNPPAIFKSYCEIIVLHFPFDLQNCSMKLGTWTYDGNLVVVNPDSDRPDLSNFMESGEWVMKDFRSWKHWVYYSCCPETPYLDITYHFLMLRLPLYFIVNVIIPCMLFSFLTGLVFYLPTDSGEKMTLSISVLLSLTVFLLVIVELIPSTSSAVPLIGKYMLFTMVFVIASIIITVIIINTHHRSPSTHTMPEWVRKLFIETIPNIMFFSTMKRPGKEKPVKNIYGADFDISDISGNQASAVPYQSPLTKNPDVRSAIEGIKYIAETMKSDEESNNAAEEWKFVAMVLDHILLCVFMAVCLIGTLGVFAGRLIELSML encoded by the exons ATGAGCGTGGCCTCACTCGTTTTTCATCTAACCATCCTGACAG CTGCCACCTGGGCGTCCGATGAAGAAACCCGCCTTGTCAAAACCCTCTTTACCGGTTACAACAAGGTGGTCCGCCCTGTCAGTCACTTCAAGGACCCGGTGGTGGTCACCGTGGGCCTGCAGCTCATCCAGCTTATCAGCGTG GATGAAGTCAACCAGATCGTTAACAGCAACGTGCGACTCAAACAG CAATGGAAAGATGTCAACTTGCAGTGGAATCCAGAGGATTATGGCGGCATCAGAAAGATCAGAATTCCCTCCACTGACATTTGGCGGCCCGATCTGGTGCTCTACAACAA CGCCGACGGTGACTTTGCCATCGTGCATGAGACCAAAGTGCTGCTCGAGCACACGGGACTGATCACGTGGAACCCTCCTGCCATCTTCAAGAGCTACTGCGAGATCATTGTGCTGCACTTCCCCTTCGACCTGCAGAATTGCAGCATGAAACTGGGCACCTGGACCTACGACGGGAACTTGGTCGTCGTCAATCCT GATAGCGATCGCCCCGACTTGAGTAACTTCATGGAGAGCGGCGAGTGGGTGATGAAAGACTTCCGCAGCTGGAAACACTGGGTGTACTACTCCTGCTGCCCCGAAACCCCCTACCTGGACATCACCTACCACTTCCTCATGCTACGGCTCCCCCTCTACTTCATCGTCAACGTCATCATCCCGTGCATGCTCTTCTCTTTCCTGACCGGACTTGTCTTCTATCTGCCGACAGACTCCG GTGAGAAGATGACCCTGAGCATTTCCGTCCTGCTCTCCCTGACCGTCTTCCTGCTGGTCATCGTGGAGCTGATCCCGTCCACGTCCAGCGCGGTGCCGCTCATTGGGAAGTACATGCTGTTCACCATGGTCTTCGTCATCGCCTCCATCATCAtcaccgtcatcatcatcaacactcACCACCGCTCCCCAAGCACACACACCATGCCAGAATGGGTGCGAAAG CTTTTCATCGAAACCATCCCGAACATTATGTTCTTCTCAACGATGAAGCGCCCCGGAAAGGAAAAACCAGTGAAGAACATCTATGGGGCAGACTTTGACATCTCCGACATCTCAGGCAACCAGGCCTCTGCCGTGCCCTACCAGTCGCCCCTCACCAAAAACCCAGACGTCCGCAGTGCCATCGAAGGAATCAAGTACATCGCGGAGACGATGAAATCGGACGAAGAATCCAACAAT GCTGCTGAGGAGTGGAAGTTTGTGGCCATGGTGTTGGATCACATCCTGCTCTGCGTTTTCATGGCTGTGTGTCTCATCGGCACGTTAGGCGTGTTTGCCGGACGGCTCATTGAGCTCAGcatgctctaa
- the LOC127611716 gene encoding acetylcholine receptor subunit alpha isoform X2 has protein sequence MSVASLVFHLTILTETRLVKTLFTGYNKVVRPVSHFKDPVVVTVGLQLIQLISVDEVNQIVNSNVRLKQQWKDVNLQWNPEDYGGIRKIRIPSTDIWRPDLVLYNNADGDFAIVHETKVLLEHTGLITWNPPAIFKSYCEIIVLHFPFDLQNCSMKLGTWTYDGNLVVVNPDSDRPDLSNFMESGEWVMKDFRSWKHWVYYSCCPETPYLDITYHFLMLRLPLYFIVNVIIPCMLFSFLTGLVFYLPTDSGEKMTLSISVLLSLTVFLLVIVELIPSTSSAVPLIGKYMLFTMVFVIASIIITVIIINTHHRSPSTHTMPEWVRKLFIETIPNIMFFSTMKRPGKEKPVKNIYGADFDISDISGNQASAVPYQSPLTKNPDVRSAIEGIKYIAETMKSDEESNNAAEEWKFVAMVLDHILLCVFMAVCLIGTLGVFAGRLIELSML, from the exons ATGAGCGTGGCCTCACTCGTTTTTCATCTAACCATCCTGACAG AAACCCGCCTTGTCAAAACCCTCTTTACCGGTTACAACAAGGTGGTCCGCCCTGTCAGTCACTTCAAGGACCCGGTGGTGGTCACCGTGGGCCTGCAGCTCATCCAGCTTATCAGCGTG GATGAAGTCAACCAGATCGTTAACAGCAACGTGCGACTCAAACAG CAATGGAAAGATGTCAACTTGCAGTGGAATCCAGAGGATTATGGCGGCATCAGAAAGATCAGAATTCCCTCCACTGACATTTGGCGGCCCGATCTGGTGCTCTACAACAA CGCCGACGGTGACTTTGCCATCGTGCATGAGACCAAAGTGCTGCTCGAGCACACGGGACTGATCACGTGGAACCCTCCTGCCATCTTCAAGAGCTACTGCGAGATCATTGTGCTGCACTTCCCCTTCGACCTGCAGAATTGCAGCATGAAACTGGGCACCTGGACCTACGACGGGAACTTGGTCGTCGTCAATCCT GATAGCGATCGCCCCGACTTGAGTAACTTCATGGAGAGCGGCGAGTGGGTGATGAAAGACTTCCGCAGCTGGAAACACTGGGTGTACTACTCCTGCTGCCCCGAAACCCCCTACCTGGACATCACCTACCACTTCCTCATGCTACGGCTCCCCCTCTACTTCATCGTCAACGTCATCATCCCGTGCATGCTCTTCTCTTTCCTGACCGGACTTGTCTTCTATCTGCCGACAGACTCCG GTGAGAAGATGACCCTGAGCATTTCCGTCCTGCTCTCCCTGACCGTCTTCCTGCTGGTCATCGTGGAGCTGATCCCGTCCACGTCCAGCGCGGTGCCGCTCATTGGGAAGTACATGCTGTTCACCATGGTCTTCGTCATCGCCTCCATCATCAtcaccgtcatcatcatcaacactcACCACCGCTCCCCAAGCACACACACCATGCCAGAATGGGTGCGAAAG CTTTTCATCGAAACCATCCCGAACATTATGTTCTTCTCAACGATGAAGCGCCCCGGAAAGGAAAAACCAGTGAAGAACATCTATGGGGCAGACTTTGACATCTCCGACATCTCAGGCAACCAGGCCTCTGCCGTGCCCTACCAGTCGCCCCTCACCAAAAACCCAGACGTCCGCAGTGCCATCGAAGGAATCAAGTACATCGCGGAGACGATGAAATCGGACGAAGAATCCAACAAT GCTGCTGAGGAGTGGAAGTTTGTGGCCATGGTGTTGGATCACATCCTGCTCTGCGTTTTCATGGCTGTGTGTCTCATCGGCACGTTAGGCGTGTTTGCCGGACGGCTCATTGAGCTCAGcatgctctaa